From the genome of Nakamurella flavida, one region includes:
- a CDS encoding glycosyltransferase: MTPRTAGLVSVVLVNFRGADDTITAIRTLRQIDWPAEKLEIVVVENHSGDDSAARIAAADPDVELVESGENLGFAGGCNLGVRRSRGEFVAFLNNDARPDDQWIRAAVATFDEDPAIGAVASKVLDWEGENIDFVDGSVTWFGMGYKPHCESPDDERFSQPKDVLFGTGAAMFVRADLFEHIEGFDERYFMFYEDVDLGWRINLLGWKVRYQPRSLAFHKHHASMKSFGQFKENYLLERNALFTMYKNLDDASLAKLFPGALLLAVRRAVARGDLDSTELDLRRPGGDTEPDRPVSKETLAGIYAIDQFVEQITSMTRTREDLQKRRQVADSELRPLFGKLLEPAYPIARYLQGHDELVRALGIEESERKRRIIIITGEPIAKAMAGPAIRSWNMAEFLSREHEVRLLTLASASVSPRDFDVIAVSPRDAHAVDVHVDWTDIIIFQGHAMALYPAIRNTEKVVVVDLYDPMHLEQLEQARELGPSNWTHEVESATEVLNEQILRGDFFLCASERQRHFWLGQLAGLGRVNPLNYASDTSLNRLLAVVPFGLPALQPRRTAPALRGVVPGIGAQDKVVIWGGGIYNWFDPLSLISAVALLAQDHPDVRLFFLGMQHPNPAVPQMQMAVRARELSASLGLTGVHVFFNEEWVPYHDRQNYLMDADVGVSTHFEHIETTFSFRTRILDYLWANLPIVTTRGDGFGDLVSAEGLGVAVAESDPLALAVALESMLYDTQMADAARENVRRVAQDFTWDRTLAPLLEFCRTARTAPDRVARESLVPVRQASARRVLRERVRGDVQTARRHLAEGGVTRLVEMARGRVQRMAGERRRRASR; encoded by the coding sequence ATGACCCCCCGCACCGCCGGCCTCGTCTCGGTCGTCCTCGTGAACTTCCGGGGCGCCGACGACACCATCACCGCGATCCGCACCCTCCGCCAGATCGACTGGCCGGCCGAGAAGCTCGAGATCGTGGTGGTCGAGAACCACTCCGGGGACGACTCGGCGGCGCGCATCGCGGCGGCCGATCCGGACGTCGAGCTCGTCGAGTCCGGGGAGAACCTCGGCTTCGCCGGGGGCTGCAACCTCGGCGTCCGGCGCTCCCGCGGCGAGTTCGTCGCCTTCCTCAACAACGACGCCCGCCCGGACGACCAGTGGATCCGGGCCGCGGTGGCCACCTTCGACGAGGACCCGGCCATCGGTGCGGTGGCCAGCAAGGTCCTGGACTGGGAGGGGGAGAACATCGACTTCGTCGACGGCTCCGTCACCTGGTTCGGGATGGGGTACAAGCCGCACTGCGAGTCCCCGGACGACGAACGCTTCTCCCAGCCCAAGGACGTCCTGTTCGGGACGGGCGCGGCCATGTTCGTCCGGGCCGATCTCTTCGAGCACATCGAGGGCTTCGACGAGCGCTACTTCATGTTCTACGAGGACGTCGACCTCGGCTGGCGGATCAACCTGCTGGGCTGGAAGGTCCGCTACCAGCCCCGGTCGCTGGCCTTCCACAAGCACCACGCCTCGATGAAGTCCTTCGGGCAGTTCAAGGAGAACTACCTCCTGGAGCGCAACGCCCTGTTCACCATGTACAAGAACCTGGACGACGCGTCGCTGGCCAAGCTCTTCCCCGGCGCCCTGCTGCTCGCCGTGCGTCGGGCGGTCGCCCGGGGCGATCTGGACTCCACCGAGCTGGACCTGCGCCGCCCGGGTGGGGACACCGAGCCCGACCGGCCCGTGTCGAAGGAGACGCTGGCCGGCATCTACGCCATCGACCAGTTCGTCGAGCAGATCACCTCGATGACGCGGACCCGCGAGGATCTGCAGAAGCGCCGCCAGGTCGCCGACAGCGAGCTGCGTCCGCTGTTCGGCAAGCTGCTGGAGCCGGCCTACCCGATCGCGCGCTACCTGCAGGGGCACGACGAGCTCGTCCGGGCGCTGGGGATCGAGGAGAGCGAGCGCAAGCGCCGCATCATCATCATCACCGGCGAGCCGATCGCCAAGGCGATGGCCGGACCGGCCATCCGGTCCTGGAACATGGCCGAGTTCCTCAGCCGGGAGCACGAGGTGCGCCTGCTGACGCTGGCCAGTGCCTCGGTCTCGCCCCGGGACTTCGACGTCATCGCCGTCTCCCCGCGTGACGCCCACGCCGTCGACGTCCACGTCGACTGGACGGACATCATCATCTTCCAGGGCCACGCGATGGCCCTCTACCCGGCGATCCGCAACACCGAGAAGGTCGTCGTGGTCGACCTGTACGACCCCATGCACCTCGAGCAGCTGGAGCAGGCCCGGGAGCTGGGCCCCAGCAACTGGACGCACGAGGTCGAGTCGGCCACCGAGGTGCTGAACGAACAGATCCTGCGCGGCGACTTCTTCCTGTGCGCCAGCGAGCGGCAGCGGCACTTCTGGCTCGGCCAGCTGGCCGGTCTCGGCCGGGTCAACCCGTTGAACTACGCCTCGGACACCAGCCTGAACCGGCTGCTGGCCGTGGTGCCGTTCGGACTGCCCGCCCTGCAGCCGCGTCGCACGGCCCCCGCCCTGCGCGGTGTCGTCCCCGGTATCGGCGCGCAGGACAAGGTCGTCATCTGGGGCGGCGGGATCTACAACTGGTTCGACCCGCTGAGCCTGATCTCCGCCGTGGCCCTGCTCGCCCAGGACCACCCGGACGTCCGACTGTTCTTCCTGGGCATGCAGCACCCGAACCCGGCCGTGCCGCAGATGCAGATGGCCGTCCGGGCACGGGAGCTGTCCGCGAGTCTGGGCCTGACGGGGGTGCACGTCTTCTTCAACGAGGAATGGGTGCCCTACCACGACCGGCAGAACTACCTGATGGACGCCGACGTCGGGGTGAGCACGCACTTCGAGCACATCGAGACGACCTTCTCCTTCCGCACCCGGATCCTGGACTACCTGTGGGCGAACCTGCCGATCGTCACCACCCGCGGTGACGGTTTCGGTGATCTGGTCAGTGCCGAGGGGCTGGGTGTCGCGGTCGCGGAGAGCGATCCCCTCGCGCTGGCCGTCGCCCTGGAGTCGATGCTCTACGACACGCAGATGGCCGACGCGGCCCGGGAGAACGTCCGCCGCGTGGCGCAGGACTTCACCTGGGATCGGACCCTCGCGCCGCTGCTGGAGTTCTGCCGCACCGCCCGTACCGCGCCCGACCGGGTCGCCCGGGAGAGCCTGGTGCCGGTCCGCCAGGCCAGTGCCCGGCGCGTCCTGCGGGAACGGGTGCGCGGCGACGTGCAGACGGCCCGGCGGCATCTGGCCGAGGGCGGGGTGACCCGCCTGGTCGAGATGGCCCGCGGTCGGGTGCAGCGGATGGCGGGGGAGCGGCGCCGACGGGCGAGCAGATGA
- a CDS encoding glycosyltransferase family 4 protein — MPVLTVVTEQMLAAVPGGTGRYTAQITAALAAAPPAGWTVRSVTAWHRDLSPARVPGVAGPARLPAGRRVLHELWRRGLPPRVRGDRVHACTPLAPARSAGLVVTVHDAVPWTHPETLTPRGVGWHREIIARSVRHARALVVPSEAVADDLAGIFPQAADRLVVIPHGVSALPVPPDAADRRRRLALPAGGYLLTVATREPRKGLDVLLAALGALDTGAAGAAVPLVVVGQAGWGGVDVRAEAARAGVPAAALHLLGRVDDADLAAVLDGATALVAPSRSEGFGLPVLEAFAAGVPVISSDAPALVEVAGGAAVIVRREDPAALAGAIEALLADPERQAAMAARGRERAAGYSWAAAAEALWAVHLG, encoded by the coding sequence ATGCCCGTCCTGACCGTCGTCACCGAGCAGATGCTGGCCGCCGTCCCCGGCGGCACCGGCCGGTACACCGCCCAGATCACCGCCGCCCTGGCCGCCGCGCCGCCGGCCGGCTGGACCGTGCGGTCGGTGACGGCCTGGCACCGCGACCTCTCCCCGGCCCGGGTGCCCGGGGTGGCCGGCCCGGCCCGGCTGCCGGCGGGGCGTCGCGTGCTGCACGAGCTGTGGCGCCGCGGCCTGCCGCCGCGGGTGCGGGGCGATCGGGTGCACGCCTGCACCCCGCTGGCCCCGGCCCGGTCGGCCGGGCTCGTGGTGACGGTGCACGACGCGGTGCCGTGGACCCACCCGGAGACGCTCACCCCGCGCGGGGTGGGCTGGCACCGGGAGATCATCGCCCGGTCGGTGCGGCACGCCCGCGCCCTGGTCGTCCCCTCCGAGGCCGTGGCCGACGACCTGGCCGGCATCTTCCCGCAGGCCGCGGACCGGCTGGTGGTGATCCCGCACGGGGTGAGCGCGCTGCCCGTGCCGCCCGACGCGGCCGACCGGCGTCGTCGGCTCGCCCTGCCCGCCGGCGGTTATCTGCTCACCGTGGCCACCCGGGAGCCGCGCAAGGGGCTGGACGTGCTGCTGGCCGCACTCGGGGCGCTCGACACCGGGGCGGCGGGTGCCGCCGTCCCCCTCGTGGTGGTCGGCCAGGCCGGCTGGGGCGGGGTCGACGTGCGGGCCGAGGCGGCCCGTGCCGGCGTCCCCGCCGCGGCGCTGCACCTCCTCGGTCGGGTCGACGACGCCGATCTGGCCGCGGTGCTGGACGGGGCGACCGCCCTGGTCGCGCCGTCCCGCAGCGAGGGCTTCGGGCTGCCGGTGCTGGAGGCGTTCGCCGCGGGGGTGCCGGTGATCAGCTCCGACGCCCCGGCCCTGGTCGAGGTGGCCGGCGGGGCGGCGGTGATCGTGCGGCGGGAGGATCCGGCCGCCCTCGCCGGCGCGATCGAGGCGCTGCTGGCCGACCCCGAACGGCAGGCGGCGATGGCCGCGCGGGGCCGCGAGCGGGCGGCCGGCTACTCCTGGGCGGCCGCGGCGGAGGCGCTCTGGGCCGTCCACCTGGGCTGA
- a CDS encoding glycosyltransferase family 4 protein, translating into MSRAAGAHDELAVWLDGTPLLGVRTGIGRYTEHLLVALVDEPDIRPAVTAFTARGAGALAAAVPAGVRSRALPVPARLLRAAWSRAEHPAVRRFAPVARVFHATNFVLPPTGRAAGVVTVHDLAYLRMPDTVDAGSRALVDLVPRSLARAAVVCTPSQVVADQVLEAYRPLVKDIVVTPLGVTPAWSRARPPDAAARRRLGLPEDYLLFVGTREPRKDLATLLAAHALLRAEIGSAAPDLVLVGPAGWGAGQAPQPGVVVFGYLAQDDLPVVVAGARALVLPSRDEGFGLPALEALATGTAVVISDIPTLLEVTGGHAASFPVGDAAELAAVLAALPAADPTSAAARARRAFAAAFTWQRCARTTAEAYRRAAG; encoded by the coding sequence ATGAGCCGGGCGGCCGGCGCGCACGACGAGCTGGCCGTCTGGCTGGACGGCACCCCGCTGCTGGGGGTGCGGACGGGGATCGGCCGCTACACCGAGCACCTGCTGGTCGCGCTGGTCGACGAGCCCGACATCCGTCCGGCGGTCACCGCCTTCACCGCCCGGGGCGCGGGCGCCCTCGCCGCTGCCGTTCCCGCCGGGGTGCGCAGCCGCGCCCTGCCGGTGCCGGCGCGGCTGCTGCGGGCGGCCTGGAGCCGGGCGGAGCATCCCGCCGTCCGGCGGTTCGCCCCGGTGGCCCGGGTGTTCCACGCCACCAACTTCGTGCTGCCGCCGACCGGTCGGGCGGCCGGCGTGGTCACCGTCCACGACCTCGCCTACCTGCGGATGCCCGACACCGTGGACGCCGGGAGCAGGGCACTGGTCGATCTGGTGCCCCGCAGCCTGGCCCGGGCGGCCGTGGTCTGCACGCCCAGCCAGGTCGTCGCCGATCAGGTGCTGGAGGCCTACCGGCCCTTGGTGAAGGACATCGTGGTCACCCCGCTCGGGGTCACCCCGGCCTGGTCACGGGCCCGTCCGCCGGACGCCGCCGCCCGCCGACGCCTCGGCCTGCCCGAGGACTACCTGCTCTTCGTCGGGACCCGGGAACCCCGCAAGGACCTGGCCACCCTGCTCGCCGCCCATGCCCTGCTCCGGGCCGAGATCGGTTCGGCCGCACCGGATCTGGTCCTGGTCGGACCGGCCGGCTGGGGCGCCGGCCAGGCCCCGCAGCCCGGCGTCGTGGTGTTCGGCTACCTCGCCCAGGACGACCTGCCGGTGGTGGTGGCCGGAGCGCGGGCGCTGGTCCTGCCCTCCCGGGACGAGGGATTCGGGCTGCCCGCCCTGGAGGCGCTGGCCACCGGTACCGCCGTCGTGATCAGCGACATCCCCACCCTGCTCGAGGTGACCGGGGGACACGCCGCGAGCTTCCCGGTCGGTGATGCGGCGGAGCTGGCGGCGGTGCTGGCCGCCCTGCCCGCGGCCGACCCGACGTCCGCCGCCGCCCGGGCCCGACGGGCGTTCGCCGCGGCGTTCACCTGGCAGCGGTGCGCCCGGACCACGGCGGAGGCCTACCGGCGGGCGGCGGGCTGA
- a CDS encoding glycosyltransferase, producing the protein MRAEPRVLLDATAIPAERGGVGRYVDQLAAALDAAGQPLTIVCQRRDADVLRELAPSSRVVPVAEQLDARPARLAWEQTTLPRLIRRLGVDVLHSPHYTMPLASPVPVVVTLHDATFFSDRDLHLGVKGRFFRAWSRVSLRRAAVCVVPSEATANELVRLAGARREAMVVALHGVDHERFRVPTPEQVRGLARYLDLGDSPWVAFLGTLEPRKNVPALIRAFTRATAGRADAPVLVLAGSIGWDPGVAPAMAAVPPGVRVLRTGHLPVELLPGLLGGAQVVAYPSLGEGFGLPVVEAMACGAAVLTTRRLSLPEVGGDAVAYTGTGAGDIAAALAELLDDPRRRAELGAAAIERAASFTWAASAQAHVRAYRRAAGR; encoded by the coding sequence GTGCGCGCCGAGCCGCGGGTCCTGCTCGACGCGACCGCCATCCCCGCCGAGCGGGGTGGGGTGGGCCGGTACGTCGACCAGCTCGCCGCCGCTCTGGACGCCGCGGGGCAGCCGCTCACCATCGTCTGCCAGCGCCGGGACGCCGATGTGCTCCGGGAACTCGCCCCGTCCTCCCGGGTCGTCCCGGTCGCCGAGCAGCTCGACGCCCGGCCCGCCCGGCTCGCCTGGGAGCAGACCACGCTGCCGCGGTTGATCCGCCGGCTCGGCGTGGACGTCCTGCACTCCCCGCACTACACGATGCCGCTGGCCTCGCCGGTCCCGGTGGTGGTGACCCTGCACGACGCCACCTTCTTCTCCGACCGTGACCTGCACCTGGGGGTCAAGGGCCGCTTCTTCCGGGCCTGGAGCCGGGTCTCGCTGCGCCGCGCCGCGGTGTGCGTGGTGCCCAGCGAGGCCACCGCGAACGAGCTCGTCCGGCTGGCCGGCGCCCGTCGCGAGGCGATGGTCGTCGCCCTGCACGGCGTGGACCACGAACGTTTCCGGGTGCCCACACCGGAGCAGGTGCGCGGACTCGCGCGGTACCTCGACCTGGGCGACAGTCCGTGGGTGGCGTTCCTGGGCACCCTGGAGCCGCGGAAGAACGTGCCCGCGTTGATCCGCGCGTTCACCCGGGCCACCGCCGGCCGGGCCGACGCGCCCGTCCTCGTGCTGGCCGGGTCCATCGGGTGGGACCCGGGGGTGGCTCCGGCGATGGCCGCGGTACCCCCCGGCGTCCGCGTGCTGCGCACCGGGCACCTGCCCGTGGAGCTGCTGCCCGGTCTGCTCGGCGGCGCGCAGGTGGTTGCCTACCCCAGTCTGGGCGAGGGTTTCGGGCTGCCGGTCGTCGAGGCGATGGCCTGCGGTGCGGCGGTGCTGACCACCCGCCGGCTGTCCCTGCCCGAGGTCGGCGGCGATGCCGTGGCGTACACCGGCACCGGCGCGGGCGACATCGCCGCCGCGCTGGCCGAACTGCTGGACGACCCGCGGCGGCGGGCCGAGCTCGGCGCCGCGGCGATCGAGCGGGCCGCGTCCTTCACCTGGGCGGCCAGTGCGCAGGCCCATGTGCGCGCCTACCGTCGGGCGGCCGGGCGGTGA
- a CDS encoding methyltransferase domain-containing protein translates to MSVYQATVDPAEMNTSHALMLDLIGSERSVLDVGCASGYLAGALVERGCTVSGVEYDEVEAEKARPVLDRLVVADLNQVELGEQFPPASFDVLVFGDVLEHLLDPVAVLRSSLRLLRPGGTVVISVPNVSHGSVRLALLQGRWRYTPTGLLDRTHIRFFTRRSLVEMLTDVGLQVVRLRGTSADALGTEVAVDAAELPADAVHWVRQQRDADTYQFVVSAALRPEGGDGADGTTVVQETRIELSTTPAAPPRDVHTELAEATSHLAGARAEVDAVRGELDAVRGELDAVRADLGGARATITALRREALGQRDFVIGCEAQVGRMRYDVGQAVATAVEARRDATYAHSELAKSIADSQNAHRRLAETIAELQEARLRSGGPGPRPGGGRVRSAARSLLGPTGWRVATTPVRVARRVVRGAR, encoded by the coding sequence GTGTCCGTGTACCAGGCGACGGTGGATCCAGCCGAGATGAACACCAGCCACGCCCTCATGCTCGACCTGATCGGCAGCGAGCGATCGGTGCTCGACGTCGGCTGCGCCAGCGGTTACCTCGCCGGTGCGTTGGTGGAACGCGGGTGCACGGTCAGCGGCGTGGAGTACGACGAGGTGGAGGCCGAGAAGGCCCGCCCCGTGCTGGACCGGCTGGTGGTGGCCGATCTCAACCAGGTCGAGCTCGGCGAGCAGTTCCCGCCGGCCTCGTTCGACGTCCTGGTCTTCGGCGACGTCCTGGAGCACCTGCTCGACCCGGTGGCGGTGCTGCGGTCCTCCCTGCGGCTGCTGCGGCCCGGCGGCACGGTGGTCATCTCGGTCCCGAACGTCTCGCACGGGTCCGTCCGGCTCGCCCTGCTGCAGGGTCGCTGGCGGTACACCCCGACGGGTCTGCTGGACCGCACCCACATCCGCTTCTTCACCCGCCGCAGCCTGGTCGAGATGCTGACCGACGTCGGGCTGCAGGTCGTCCGGCTCCGGGGGACCAGCGCCGATGCGCTGGGCACCGAGGTCGCCGTGGACGCGGCCGAGCTGCCCGCCGACGCGGTGCACTGGGTCCGTCAGCAGCGCGACGCCGACACCTACCAGTTCGTGGTCTCCGCGGCCCTGCGGCCGGAGGGCGGGGACGGTGCCGACGGCACCACCGTCGTCCAGGAGACCCGGATCGAGCTCTCCACCACCCCCGCCGCCCCGCCCCGGGACGTGCACACCGAGCTGGCCGAGGCCACCTCCCATCTGGCCGGTGCCCGCGCGGAGGTCGACGCGGTCCGCGGCGAGCTGGACGCCGTCCGCGGGGAGCTGGACGCCGTCCGGGCCGACCTGGGCGGCGCCCGGGCGACCATCACCGCCCTGCGGCGGGAGGCCCTGGGCCAGCGCGACTTCGTCATCGGGTGCGAGGCCCAGGTCGGCCGCATGCGGTACGACGTCGGCCAGGCGGTCGCCACGGCGGTCGAGGCCCGCCGGGACGCGACCTACGCCCACAGCGAGCTGGCCAAGTCCATCGCCGACAGCCAGAACGCCCACCGCCGGCTGGCCGAGACCATCGCCGAGCTGCAGGAGGCCCGTCTGCGGTCGGGCGGCCCGGGTCCCCGACCGGGCGGGGGTCGGGTCCGCTCGGCGGCCCGATCGCTGCTCGGCCCCACCGGCTGGCGGGTGGCGACCACCCCCGTCCGCGTGGCGCGCCGGGTCGTCCGGGGAGCCCGATGA
- a CDS encoding alpha/beta hydrolase, translating into MLDITLLTGPLPWVLLALGAAGLVFLFARRLRWWRTRMVPIVVVGVLALAAFLDWVIDDALHLFPEPVPFIVPAYISVIVGALALLIGWQFGRPRWWQRVLALLSALVVIAASANLINQHFQYYPTLGALFEVSDSPEITLPVITTTSSSATTATTAPAAGPLIDSFTPPADMPKEGSISAVTIPATTSGWTATDGWVYLPPAYLVANRPALPVLVLAPGQPGGSKDFIIAGQLPTLMDQYAQTHKGLAPIVVMPNSTGDPSINPICANTSLGNLDTYLSVDVPAWIDANLAVDRDRKHWAFGGFSYGGTCAIQMATNHPDLFPTFLDISGQVEPTIGTRDQTVDQLFGGNTAAFTAINPIDLLKAKQYPNSAGQFYVGANDSTYGPGQQTMFQAAKAAGMQVTIEVLPGYGHDWGVPVAAIPKAMPFLATRMGITG; encoded by the coding sequence ATGCTCGACATCACCCTGCTGACAGGACCCCTGCCCTGGGTGCTGCTCGCTCTCGGGGCGGCCGGGCTCGTCTTCCTGTTCGCCCGGCGCCTGCGCTGGTGGCGCACCCGGATGGTGCCGATCGTCGTCGTCGGGGTCCTGGCCCTCGCGGCGTTCCTGGACTGGGTGATCGACGATGCCCTGCACCTGTTTCCGGAGCCGGTGCCGTTCATCGTCCCGGCGTACATCTCGGTGATCGTGGGCGCGCTGGCCCTGCTGATCGGCTGGCAGTTCGGCCGACCGCGCTGGTGGCAGCGGGTGCTCGCGCTGCTCTCGGCCCTGGTCGTCATCGCCGCCTCGGCGAACCTGATCAACCAGCACTTCCAGTACTACCCGACGCTGGGGGCGCTGTTCGAGGTCTCCGACAGCCCGGAGATCACCCTGCCGGTCATCACCACGACGTCCTCCTCGGCCACGACCGCGACGACGGCGCCCGCCGCCGGGCCGCTGATCGACAGCTTCACCCCGCCCGCCGACATGCCCAAGGAGGGCTCGATCTCGGCGGTCACGATCCCGGCCACCACGTCCGGCTGGACCGCCACCGACGGCTGGGTGTACCTGCCGCCCGCGTACCTGGTCGCGAACCGGCCCGCCCTGCCCGTGCTGGTGCTGGCCCCGGGGCAGCCAGGCGGCTCCAAGGACTTCATCATCGCCGGCCAGCTGCCGACGCTGATGGACCAGTACGCCCAGACGCACAAGGGACTGGCGCCCATCGTGGTGATGCCGAACTCCACCGGGGACCCGTCGATCAACCCGATCTGCGCGAACACCTCCCTGGGCAATCTGGACACCTACCTGTCGGTGGACGTCCCCGCCTGGATCGACGCCAATCTCGCCGTGGACAGGGACCGCAAGCACTGGGCCTTCGGTGGCTTCTCGTACGGCGGCACCTGCGCCATCCAGATGGCCACCAACCACCCGGACCTCTTCCCCACCTTCCTGGACATCTCCGGGCAGGTGGAGCCGACGATCGGCACCCGGGACCAGACGGTGGACCAGCTCTTCGGCGGCAACACGGCCGCGTTCACCGCGATCAACCCGATCGACCTGCTCAAGGCCAAGCAGTACCCGAACTCGGCCGGCCAGTTCTACGTCGGCGCGAACGACTCCACGTACGGGCCGGGTCAGCAGACGATGTTCCAGGCGGCGAAGGCGGCCGGGATGCAGGTCACCATCGAGGTGCTGCCGGGATACGGGCACGACTGGGGCGTACCCGTCGCGGCGATCCCCAAGGCCATGCCGTTCCTGGCCACCCGGATGGGGATCACCGGCTGA
- a CDS encoding glycosyltransferase family 2 protein, with product MQSSWPDGPPLAEDDTRGDLVTVVVVTYRGLHLLPDCLDSLDRQTVPHQLLVVDNASTDGSAALLRRRLRPDQVLTLATNTGFAGGVAAALPAVHTRYVALLNDDAAADPDWLELLLAAARDDPSAAAWTSLMESASEPGSVNNLGAGVDGRWYGVDVDAGRDVSTLGSEVRDVFGFCGGAALLRTAAVRAVGGFPAGFFLYYEDLDTSWRLRLAGWSIRAVPRSRVVHRHGATSDPTSVLFHLHNERNRLWTLARNAPGRIFLAALLRFGLTTASLAARRVLRRPVPPAANFRVGLRLRVLAQVLRSSPALLPAPGRAPASTRRRIAREARSARS from the coding sequence GTGCAATCCTCCTGGCCCGACGGCCCCCCGCTCGCCGAGGACGACACCCGGGGCGACCTGGTCACCGTGGTCGTGGTGACCTACCGGGGTCTGCATCTGCTGCCCGACTGCCTGGACTCGCTGGACCGGCAGACCGTCCCGCACCAGCTGCTGGTGGTGGACAACGCCTCCACGGACGGAAGCGCCGCGCTGCTGCGGCGGCGCCTGCGGCCCGACCAGGTGCTCACCCTGGCCACGAACACCGGGTTCGCCGGCGGGGTGGCGGCCGCGCTGCCCGCGGTGCACACCCGGTACGTCGCCCTGCTGAACGACGATGCCGCCGCCGACCCGGACTGGCTCGAGCTGCTGCTCGCCGCCGCCCGGGACGATCCGTCCGCCGCGGCCTGGACGTCGCTGATGGAGTCCGCCTCCGAACCGGGCTCGGTGAACAACCTCGGCGCCGGCGTGGACGGACGCTGGTACGGGGTGGACGTGGACGCCGGTCGGGACGTGTCCACCCTGGGGTCCGAGGTGCGGGACGTCTTCGGCTTCTGCGGCGGAGCGGCCCTGCTCCGGACGGCGGCGGTGCGGGCGGTGGGCGGATTCCCCGCCGGTTTCTTCCTCTACTACGAGGACCTGGACACCTCCTGGCGGCTGCGGCTGGCCGGGTGGTCGATCCGGGCGGTGCCCCGTTCCCGCGTCGTCCACCGGCACGGTGCCACCTCCGATCCGACCTCCGTGCTCTTCCACCTGCACAACGAACGCAACCGGCTGTGGACCCTGGCCCGCAACGCCCCCGGCCGGATCTTCCTCGCCGCCCTGCTGCGCTTCGGGCTCACCACGGCGTCGCTGGCCGCCCGCCGGGTACTGCGCCGCCCGGTGCCCCCGGCCGCCAACTTCCGGGTCGGACTGCGCTTGCGGGTGCTGGCGCAGGTACTGCGGTCGTCGCCGGCGCTCCTGCCGGCACCCGGACGCGCCCCCGCCTCGACCCGTCGGCGGATCGCCCGCGAGGCCCGCTCCGCGCGCTCCTGA
- a CDS encoding ABC transporter ATP-binding protein, producing the protein MSSAVVVDGVSKRFRLYRERNQSLKAALMRGKRATFDEFWALRDVSFEIPEGTTFGLIGENGSGKSTLLKCVAKILQPDHGQVTTHGRLAALLELGSGFHPELSGRENVFLNGSILGLSRKDLERKFDEIVDFSGIEAFIDQPVKNYSSGMYVRLGFAIAINVDPDILLVDEVLAVGDSAFQQKCMEKFAAFRASGKTVVVVSHAMGTMRSMCDAAAWLDHGHLVESGPVGRTVDDYVDKTSVSRVESVATTSGAVETVERVGTGEAVITRVEILGREGTPQSAFRAMEPFTVRVHYDARERIPNPVFGLAIDVLDGYRLWGFHSRDGEFVADHIDGTGSIDMVVPALMLQPGTFDITASIVDSTTTHQFDFVRNIARFDVIDAGTPRESGGVVFLGGRWQNLVTQR; encoded by the coding sequence ATGAGTTCCGCGGTCGTCGTCGACGGCGTCTCCAAACGGTTCCGCCTCTACCGGGAGCGCAACCAGTCGCTCAAGGCCGCGCTCATGCGCGGCAAGCGCGCCACCTTCGACGAGTTCTGGGCGCTGCGCGACGTCTCCTTCGAGATCCCCGAGGGCACCACCTTCGGGCTGATCGGGGAGAACGGCTCGGGCAAGTCGACCCTGCTCAAGTGCGTGGCCAAGATCCTGCAGCCCGACCACGGGCAGGTCACCACGCACGGTCGGCTCGCCGCCCTGCTGGAGCTGGGGTCCGGGTTCCACCCGGAGCTGTCCGGGCGGGAGAACGTCTTCCTGAACGGGTCCATCCTCGGCCTGAGCCGCAAGGACCTGGAGCGCAAGTTCGACGAGATCGTCGACTTCTCGGGCATCGAGGCGTTCATCGACCAACCGGTGAAGAACTACTCCTCGGGCATGTACGTCCGGCTCGGGTTCGCCATCGCCATCAACGTGGATCCGGACATCCTGCTGGTCGACGAGGTGCTGGCCGTGGGTGACTCCGCCTTCCAGCAGAAGTGCATGGAGAAGTTCGCGGCGTTCCGGGCCTCGGGCAAGACGGTCGTCGTGGTCAGCCACGCCATGGGCACCATGCGGTCCATGTGCGACGCGGCCGCCTGGCTCGACCACGGGCACCTGGTCGAGTCGGGGCCGGTCGGCCGGACGGTCGACGACTACGTCGACAAGACCAGCGTGTCCAGGGTCGAGTCGGTGGCCACCACCTCGGGGGCCGTGGAGACCGTCGAGCGCGTCGGCACCGGCGAGGCGGTGATCACCCGGGTGGAGATCCTGGGCCGGGAGGGCACCCCGCAGTCCGCCTTCCGGGCCATGGAACCGTTCACCGTGCGGGTGCACTACGACGCCCGGGAACGCATCCCCAACCCCGTCTTCGGCCTGGCCATCGACGTGCTGGACGGTTACCGGCTCTGGGGCTTCCACAGTCGGGACGGCGAGTTCGTCGCCGATCACATCGACGGCACCGGCAGCATCGACATGGTCGTCCCCGCCCTGATGCTGCAGCCGGGCACCTTCGACATCACCGCGAGCATCGTGGACTCCACCACCACCCACCAGTTCGACTTCGTCCGCAACATCGCCCGGTTCGACGTCATCGACGCCGGCACCCCGCGGGAGTCCGGTGGGGTCGTCTTCCTGGGCGGCCGCTGGCAGAACCTCGTCACCCAGCGGTGA